The following proteins are encoded in a genomic region of Bradyrhizobium sp. SK17:
- a CDS encoding CaiB/BaiF CoA-transferase family protein codes for MLDQLEAEFPEHTPRPAGAPMALEGIRVVDFSHFIAGPFATMILADMGAEVIKVEAPGRGDDLRRYPPLHPDLRHGAPFLWTNRNKRSVALDLKSPEGLQVARELIATADVVVENFSAGVMTRLGLDYESCRKLRPEIVYCAVSAYGRDGAFADRLGFDPIAQVESGFVSMNGYADREGVRALSPVMDISTAMMASNAILGALLARERSGLGQAIEVSLFENAVLMTGYATMQSLFNNADPKRSGNTSPDTCPSGVFLASDCSFYINCGNDKIFQRLMAQVLAREDLAAAEIYATGPDRIRRREELFAILGEAFARQPWSHWQSRMRAAGVPCGQVRSVGEAIRSPEAREREIVTRIPHQTIGWVPNVNLPIRYSRTPIVDPVAAPAVGQHTEDVLRELLGYDDARIAQLATGGAFGSQPSREDTKP; via the coding sequence ATGCTGGATCAGCTTGAAGCCGAATTCCCCGAGCACACGCCTCGTCCGGCCGGCGCGCCGATGGCGCTCGAGGGAATCCGGGTGGTCGACTTCTCGCACTTCATCGCGGGGCCGTTCGCGACCATGATCCTGGCGGACATGGGCGCCGAGGTGATCAAGGTCGAGGCGCCCGGCCGGGGCGACGATCTGCGGCGGTATCCTCCGCTGCATCCGGACCTCAGGCACGGTGCGCCGTTCCTGTGGACCAACCGCAACAAGCGCAGCGTCGCGCTCGATCTCAAATCCCCGGAGGGATTGCAGGTCGCGCGTGAGCTGATCGCAACCGCCGACGTCGTCGTCGAGAATTTCTCGGCCGGCGTCATGACGCGGCTCGGGCTCGACTATGAGAGCTGCCGCAAGCTCAGGCCCGAGATCGTCTACTGCGCGGTGTCGGCCTATGGCCGCGACGGCGCGTTTGCCGACCGGCTGGGCTTCGACCCGATCGCGCAGGTCGAGAGCGGCTTCGTTTCGATGAACGGCTACGCCGATCGCGAAGGCGTGCGGGCCTTGTCGCCGGTGATGGACATCAGCACCGCGATGATGGCGAGCAATGCGATCCTGGGCGCGCTGCTCGCGCGTGAGCGCAGTGGCCTCGGCCAGGCCATCGAAGTATCATTGTTCGAGAATGCCGTCCTGATGACCGGGTACGCGACCATGCAGTCGCTTTTCAACAATGCCGATCCGAAGCGGAGCGGCAATACCAGTCCCGACACCTGCCCGTCGGGCGTCTTCCTGGCCAGCGATTGTTCGTTCTATATCAATTGCGGCAACGACAAGATCTTCCAGCGCTTGATGGCGCAGGTGCTCGCGCGCGAGGATCTCGCCGCGGCCGAGATCTACGCCACGGGTCCTGACCGGATCCGCCGGCGCGAGGAGTTGTTTGCGATCCTCGGCGAGGCGTTTGCCCGGCAGCCATGGTCGCACTGGCAGTCACGAATGCGGGCAGCCGGCGTGCCCTGCGGCCAGGTGCGCAGTGTCGGCGAGGCGATCCGCTCGCCGGAGGCGCGCGAGCGCGAAATCGTCACCAGGATTCCGCACCAGACGATCGGCTGGGTGCCGAATGTGAACCTGCCGATCCGCTATTCGCGGACGCCGATCGTCGATCCCGTCGCGGCACCGGCCGTCGGCCAGCATACCGAAGACGTTCTGCGTGAGCTGCTCGGCTATGACGACGCGCGCATCGCGCAACTCGCTACGGGCGGAGCTTTCGGCAGCCAGCCATCGCGGGAGGATACCAAGCCGTGA
- the urtB gene encoding urea ABC transporter permease subunit UrtB, translating into MDQFIEQIVTGLSIGSILLLVALGLSIIYGSMGIINLAHGEFVMLGAYAAWVFHTYLGLGLLASLVPIFLVVAAFGWIIERYVLSLLNNRPLDTILATWGVGIMLQQAVRLSVGSELRYVQLPPALSDSMDVFGISVSSYRVFLFVVSIALFGATWLLMNRTPVGMKLRAIIQDRSVAASFGINAKRVYALTFAYGAGLAGLAGALVSPLKSVSPDMGTGYVVDAFMVVVLGGVQSLAGTVASAFILGELSGGIAFLQNDTVAKAIVLLAIVVLIRFRPEGLFTARVRA; encoded by the coding sequence GTGGACCAATTCATCGAACAAATCGTCACGGGACTCAGCATCGGGTCGATCCTGCTGCTGGTCGCGCTGGGGCTATCGATCATCTACGGCTCGATGGGCATCATCAATCTCGCCCATGGCGAGTTCGTGATGCTCGGCGCCTATGCCGCCTGGGTGTTCCATACCTATCTCGGGCTCGGCCTGCTGGCGAGCCTGGTTCCGATCTTCCTCGTGGTCGCCGCGTTCGGCTGGATCATCGAACGTTATGTCCTGAGCCTGCTCAACAACCGGCCGCTGGATACGATCCTCGCGACCTGGGGCGTCGGCATCATGCTGCAGCAGGCGGTTCGGCTATCGGTCGGCAGCGAGCTGCGCTACGTGCAGCTGCCGCCGGCATTATCCGACAGCATGGACGTGTTCGGCATCTCGGTCTCGTCGTACCGGGTGTTCCTGTTCGTGGTGTCGATCGCGCTGTTCGGTGCGACCTGGCTGCTGATGAACCGGACGCCGGTCGGGATGAAGCTGCGCGCCATCATCCAGGACCGCTCGGTCGCTGCCTCGTTCGGCATCAACGCCAAGCGGGTCTACGCGCTGACTTTTGCCTACGGCGCGGGCCTTGCAGGACTCGCCGGTGCACTGGTGTCGCCGCTCAAGAGCGTCTCGCCGGACATGGGCACCGGCTATGTGGTCGATGCCTTCATGGTGGTCGTGCTCGGCGGCGTGCAGAGCCTCGCCGGCACGGTGGCGAGCGCCTTCATCCTCGGCGAGCTCTCCGGCGGCATCGCCTTCCTGCAGAACGACACGGTGGCCAAGGCGATCGTGCTGCTCGCCATCGTCGTCCTCATCCGTTTCCGCCCCGAAGGGCTTTTCACCGCACGCGTGCGGGCCTGA
- a CDS encoding Zn-ribbon domain-containing OB-fold protein, whose translation MSNDANARYLPAGLPIPVAEPDGLSAPYWEGLRQGRLLVQRCRHCDTWQFGPEWICHHCHAFDPEWTEVEPHGRIFSWERAWHPSHAALKGHGPYIAVLVELPHAGGVRMVGNLLGDPAQAVAIGADVDGVFEHHGESNPPYSLLQWRRR comes from the coding sequence ATGAGCAATGACGCCAACGCGCGCTATCTTCCGGCCGGGCTGCCGATCCCGGTGGCGGAGCCCGACGGACTTTCCGCGCCGTATTGGGAAGGACTGCGCCAGGGCAGGCTTCTGGTGCAACGCTGCCGCCATTGCGACACCTGGCAGTTCGGTCCGGAATGGATCTGCCATCATTGCCACGCCTTCGATCCGGAATGGACCGAGGTCGAGCCGCATGGCCGGATCTTCAGTTGGGAGCGGGCGTGGCATCCATCGCACGCCGCATTGAAGGGGCACGGTCCCTACATCGCCGTGCTCGTCGAGCTGCCGCATGCCGGCGGCGTGCGCATGGTCGGCAATCTGCTCGGCGATCCCGCACAGGCGGTTGCGATCGGCGCCGATGTCGACGGGGTGTTCGAGCATCACGGCGAGTCGAACCCACCTTACTCCTTGCTGCAATGGCGCCGGCGGTAG
- the urtE gene encoding urea ABC transporter ATP-binding subunit UrtE: protein MLELTDVDAFYGNSRALQGINLMVGNGEFLSVLGRNGVGKTTLMRSILGLMDRVTGRLSLDGADISPLRTYQRAKAGIAYVPQGRGILPKFTVRENLTLGTFAAKSANGIEEWVLELFPVLKDFLNRYGGNLSGGQQQQLAIARALLAQPKVILLDEPTEGIQPNIVEQIEDVITRLNRERGITVVLVEQNVAFARRASHRFALLEKGRVVAKGAIGELTDDLIQLHMAV, encoded by the coding sequence ATGCTTGAGCTGACCGACGTCGACGCCTTCTACGGCAACAGCCGCGCCTTGCAGGGCATCAACCTGATGGTCGGCAACGGCGAATTCCTCTCGGTGCTCGGCCGCAACGGGGTCGGCAAGACCACGCTGATGCGCAGCATCCTCGGCCTGATGGACCGGGTCACCGGACGTCTGTCGCTCGACGGCGCCGACATCTCGCCGCTGCGGACCTATCAACGCGCCAAGGCCGGCATCGCCTACGTGCCGCAGGGCCGCGGCATCCTGCCGAAGTTCACCGTGCGGGAGAACCTGACGCTCGGCACCTTCGCTGCCAAATCGGCCAACGGCATCGAGGAATGGGTGCTCGAGCTGTTTCCGGTGCTCAAGGATTTCCTCAACCGCTATGGCGGCAATCTCTCCGGCGGCCAGCAGCAGCAGCTTGCGATCGCGCGGGCGCTGCTGGCCCAGCCCAAGGTCATCCTGCTGGATGAGCCGACCGAAGGCATCCAGCCGAACATCGTCGAGCAGATCGAGGACGTGATCACGCGCCTCAACCGCGAGCGCGGCATCACGGTCGTGCTGGTCGAGCAGAATGTCGCGTTCGCGCGGCGTGCGTCTCACCGCTTCGCGCTGCTCGAAAAGGGACGCGTCGTCGCCAAGGGCGCGATCGGTGAGCTCACCGATGATCTCATCCAGCTGCACATGGCCGTGTAG
- the urtC gene encoding urea ABC transporter permease subunit UrtC — MVFALPVLLNNDFLLNKVARYLVLGILTISLGLSWGFGGILNLGQAMSFGLGSYAMAMALKLKTVPVHTGASGLPDFMVWNNVAHLPWFWEPFRSLSFAIAAGLIVPALVAAALGWFMFRGRVTGVYVSIITLATMVVINLVIIDQQSYTGGFNGITDLAQLEIFGVAFDAYGRATYYLVACCVLLSLLVAFAFTKSKAGLIVQAIRDHESRVRYFGYDVALYQIFVFALSAAIAGLAGMLYTVVMEFASPTFLGVQLSLSVVVWCAVGGRQSLVGAFLGAVLVAGMQGALSESAAFLETWTLVMGALFVLVVLFLPKGLAGLAQVILRWIVQRRQAASGRVAQGVGQTEGSL, encoded by the coding sequence ATGGTGTTTGCGCTCCCTGTGCTGCTCAACAACGACTTCCTGCTCAACAAGGTCGCGCGCTATCTGGTGCTCGGCATCCTCACGATATCGCTGGGGCTGTCCTGGGGCTTCGGCGGCATCCTCAATCTCGGCCAGGCGATGAGCTTCGGACTCGGCTCCTACGCCATGGCGATGGCGCTGAAGCTCAAGACCGTTCCTGTGCACACCGGAGCAAGCGGCCTGCCGGACTTCATGGTCTGGAACAATGTCGCGCATCTGCCGTGGTTCTGGGAGCCGTTCCGCTCGCTGTCCTTTGCCATCGCCGCGGGCCTGATCGTGCCGGCGCTGGTCGCGGCGGCGCTCGGCTGGTTCATGTTCCGCGGGCGTGTCACCGGCGTCTATGTCTCGATCATCACGCTCGCCACCATGGTGGTGATCAATCTCGTGATCATCGACCAGCAGAGTTACACCGGCGGCTTCAACGGCATCACCGATCTGGCCCAGCTCGAGATCTTCGGCGTCGCCTTCGACGCCTATGGCCGCGCCACTTATTATCTCGTCGCCTGTTGCGTGCTGCTCAGCCTGCTGGTCGCCTTTGCCTTCACGAAGTCCAAGGCCGGCCTGATCGTGCAGGCGATCCGCGACCATGAGAGCCGGGTGCGCTACTTCGGCTACGACGTCGCGCTCTACCAGATCTTCGTGTTCGCACTGTCGGCGGCGATCGCGGGCCTCGCGGGCATGCTCTACACGGTCGTGATGGAGTTTGCCTCGCCGACCTTCCTCGGCGTGCAGCTCTCGCTCTCGGTCGTGGTGTGGTGCGCCGTCGGCGGCCGGCAGAGCCTGGTCGGGGCGTTCCTCGGCGCCGTGCTGGTGGCGGGCATGCAGGGTGCGCTGTCCGAATCCGCGGCGTTCCTCGAAACCTGGACGCTGGTGATGGGCGCGCTGTTCGTGCTGGTCGTGCTGTTCCTGCCGAAAGGGCTCGCTGGCCTGGCGCAAGTCATCCTGCGCTGGATCGTGCAGCGTCGCCAGGCTGCCAGTGGTCGCGTTGCGCAAGGCGTCGGCCAGACGGAGGGCAGCCTATGA
- a CDS encoding transporter substrate-binding domain-containing protein yields the protein MSNLTQTTSAPWRIGVLFSRTGFMSVIEETQYQGTQLAIEEVNEAGGVCGRELVPVAYDPGSDSAAYGHYAKRLMVEDQVTTMFGCYTSSSRKAVLPVVERLNGLLWYPTLYEGFEASPNVIYTGASPNQNSLALCRYLMDTFGTRFYFVGSDYIYPRESNRVMRELLKSNGGSVVGERYVNVYARWQDFVPIIQDIKRVRPDVIFSTVVGEGTVFLYQAYANVGLDPKQTPIASLTTTEAEIAAMGFDVGEGHVTAASYFQGVEGSANNAFVQRFKKRFGADISTNMCAESSYFQLHLFAKALEQVNSLDTEVLRSMVFGTSFDAPQGAVTVNPMSGHTDLWTRIGRANRKGQFDVVSQSKEAVHADPFLIGYGRATQTGSVQ from the coding sequence ATGTCGAACCTTACCCAAACAACATCCGCTCCGTGGCGGATCGGCGTGCTGTTCTCGCGAACCGGCTTCATGTCGGTGATCGAGGAAACCCAATATCAGGGCACGCAACTTGCGATCGAGGAGGTTAACGAGGCCGGCGGGGTGTGCGGCCGCGAGCTGGTTCCCGTCGCCTATGACCCTGGTTCGGATTCGGCCGCCTATGGCCACTACGCCAAACGGTTGATGGTGGAGGATCAGGTTACGACTATGTTCGGCTGCTACACCTCGTCGAGCCGCAAGGCGGTGCTGCCAGTCGTCGAGCGGCTGAACGGCCTGCTTTGGTACCCGACGCTTTACGAGGGGTTCGAGGCGTCGCCGAACGTCATCTACACAGGCGCCTCGCCGAATCAAAACAGCCTCGCGCTGTGCCGCTATCTGATGGATACGTTCGGAACACGGTTCTATTTCGTGGGTTCGGACTACATCTATCCGCGCGAGTCCAACCGGGTGATGCGGGAGCTGCTCAAGAGCAATGGCGGCTCGGTCGTCGGCGAGCGTTACGTCAACGTCTATGCGCGCTGGCAGGACTTCGTCCCGATCATCCAGGACATCAAGCGTGTCCGGCCCGACGTGATCTTCTCGACGGTGGTGGGCGAGGGCACCGTGTTCCTCTATCAGGCCTATGCCAATGTCGGGCTCGATCCGAAGCAGACGCCGATCGCCAGCCTGACCACGACGGAAGCCGAAATCGCCGCCATGGGCTTCGACGTCGGCGAGGGGCACGTGACCGCTGCATCCTACTTCCAGGGCGTCGAAGGCAGCGCCAACAACGCGTTCGTGCAGCGCTTCAAGAAGCGGTTCGGCGCCGATATCTCGACCAACATGTGCGCCGAGTCATCCTATTTCCAACTGCATCTGTTTGCGAAGGCGCTCGAGCAGGTCAATTCGCTCGACACCGAGGTCCTGCGTTCCATGGTGTTCGGCACCAGTTTTGATGCACCGCAAGGTGCGGTCACCGTCAACCCGATGTCGGGCCATACCGACCTGTGGACCCGGATCGGGCGGGCCAACCGCAAGGGACAGTTCGACGTCGTCAGCCAGTCGAAGGAAGCGGTGCATGCGGATCCGTTCCTGATCGGATATGGTCGGGCAACGCAAACAGGAAGCGTCCAATGA
- a CDS encoding transporter substrate-binding domain-containing protein, translating into MSISRRTLLRNTAALGAFAGAGLPHIWVKNADLAYAAGGEIKVGVLFSLTGTTAIIEESLNKATLLAIEEINAAGGIKGSKIVPIVEDPASDPATFSEKARKLVVGDKCVSVFGSYTSASRKAVLPVFERQNNLYWYPTLYEGRECSKNVIYTGAVPNQQQDEFVPWLVKKFGKKFYLIGSNYIYPKEENNYCKKLLEKLGGEVVAEEYVPLGHSEFSSVINKIRSTQPNVIFSTVVGDSVVALHRQYKAAGLDPEKMPMASLTTSENEVAAMGGEAAAGHFTSAPYFMVHKSPENEKFVEAYKKRWGADKVTHFVSEACYFQTYLFKQAVEKLATSDLTPPNIRDAVKGQSMIAPQGKVQIEPENLHTWLWPKIAQAKSNGQFEILVEAKDWLKPVPYAAYPGQSCTEKGLVEKS; encoded by the coding sequence ATGAGCATTTCACGGCGTACTTTGCTGAGGAATACCGCGGCGCTTGGCGCATTTGCCGGCGCCGGACTGCCGCATATCTGGGTCAAGAACGCAGACCTCGCTTACGCCGCGGGCGGCGAGATCAAGGTGGGCGTGCTGTTCTCGCTGACCGGAACGACCGCGATCATCGAGGAATCGCTGAACAAGGCAACGCTGCTCGCGATCGAGGAAATCAACGCCGCCGGCGGCATCAAGGGCAGCAAGATCGTTCCGATCGTCGAGGATCCCGCCTCCGATCCGGCCACCTTCTCGGAGAAGGCACGCAAGCTCGTCGTCGGCGACAAATGCGTCAGCGTATTCGGCTCCTACACTTCGGCGAGCCGCAAGGCTGTGCTTCCGGTGTTCGAGCGGCAGAACAATCTCTATTGGTATCCGACGCTCTACGAAGGCCGCGAGTGCTCGAAGAACGTGATCTACACCGGCGCGGTGCCGAATCAGCAGCAGGATGAGTTCGTGCCCTGGCTGGTCAAGAAGTTCGGCAAGAAGTTCTACCTGATCGGATCCAACTACATCTATCCGAAGGAAGAGAACAATTACTGCAAGAAGCTGCTCGAGAAACTCGGCGGCGAGGTCGTGGCGGAAGAATATGTGCCGCTCGGCCATTCCGAATTCTCGTCCGTCATCAACAAGATCCGCTCGACCCAGCCGAACGTGATCTTCTCGACCGTGGTCGGCGATTCCGTGGTCGCGCTGCACCGTCAGTACAAGGCTGCCGGCCTCGATCCCGAGAAGATGCCGATGGCGAGCCTGACGACCTCCGAGAACGAGGTCGCGGCGATGGGCGGCGAGGCGGCCGCCGGTCACTTCACCTCGGCGCCGTACTTCATGGTGCACAAATCGCCGGAGAACGAGAAGTTCGTCGAGGCCTACAAGAAGCGCTGGGGCGCCGACAAGGTGACGCATTTCGTGTCGGAGGCCTGCTACTTCCAGACCTATCTGTTCAAGCAGGCGGTGGAGAAGCTCGCGACCAGCGACCTCACGCCGCCGAACATCCGCGACGCGGTCAAGGGTCAGAGCATGATCGCGCCGCAGGGCAAGGTTCAGATCGAGCCGGAGAACCTGCATACCTGGCTGTGGCCCAAGATCGCCCAGGCGAAGTCGAACGGCCAGTTCGAGATCCTGGTCGAAGCCAAGGATTGGCTGAAGCCGGTGCCTTACGCGGCCTATCCCGGGCAGTCCTGCACCGAGAAGGGCCTGGTCGAGAAGAGCTGA
- the urtD gene encoding urea ABC transporter ATP-binding protein UrtD yields the protein MSSHLDLRDVSVSFNGFKALNALNMSVRKGELRCLIGPNGAGKTTALDIICGKVKPSSGTVNFDGTALQDLEEYEIARAGVGRKFQVPSVFRELSVSENLEVARARRTSVLGNLRWNIGNAGREDVERLAELVGLTEQLDRPAAYLSHGQTQWLEIGMLVAQDAELILMDEPTAGMTAQETRKTAELFARLKGKHTLIVVEHDMGFVKAIGDIISVMHMGQMLAEGTAAEVEAHPEVRRAYLGSGGISHA from the coding sequence ATGAGCTCGCATCTCGATCTGCGCGACGTCTCGGTCTCCTTCAACGGCTTCAAGGCGCTCAACGCGCTCAACATGAGCGTGCGCAAGGGCGAACTGCGCTGCCTGATCGGGCCGAATGGCGCCGGCAAGACCACGGCGCTGGACATCATCTGCGGCAAAGTCAAGCCGAGCAGCGGCACCGTCAATTTTGACGGTACCGCGCTCCAGGATCTCGAGGAGTACGAGATCGCCCGCGCCGGGGTCGGCCGCAAGTTCCAGGTGCCCAGCGTGTTCCGCGAGCTTTCGGTGAGCGAGAACCTCGAAGTGGCGCGGGCGCGCCGCACCTCCGTGCTGGGCAATCTGCGCTGGAATATCGGCAATGCCGGACGCGAGGACGTCGAACGCCTGGCCGAACTGGTCGGGCTCACCGAACAGCTCGACCGGCCGGCCGCCTATCTGTCGCACGGCCAGACCCAGTGGCTGGAGATCGGCATGCTGGTCGCCCAGGACGCCGAGCTGATCCTGATGGACGAGCCGACTGCCGGCATGACCGCGCAGGAGACCCGCAAGACCGCCGAATTGTTCGCGCGGCTCAAGGGCAAGCACACGCTGATCGTGGTCGAGCACGACATGGGTTTTGTGAAGGCGATCGGCGACATCATCTCGGTGATGCATATGGGCCAGATGCTGGCGGAAGGCACCGCGGCGGAAGTCGAGGCGCATCCGGAAGTCCGCCGCGCCTATCTCGGATCGGGAGGTATCAGCCATGCTTGA
- a CDS encoding ABC transporter substrate-binding protein, with product MNYLSRILALSLLAASATSPASADAARSLKIGVLNDASGPYSDNAGEGSVTAARMAAEDFMRLHPDFKVEIVSADHQNKADVGAAIARRWIDQEKVDAVADVPNSAVGLAVNEVVRGSKAALIASSAASSDLTGKYCSPNTIQWTFDTWVASHTIGAYLVRHGGKKWYFIATDNALGKSMVRDGTAVIGTGGGTVLGSVNVPINNADYASFILQAEGSGADVIAFATAGGDTVSLIKQSAEFGLKQGGRTFAALLTTTNDVESSGLAVGDGLIITQPFYWDLNDASRTWSGRFSERQHGQSPTAFHAGVYSSVLAYLNAAQAAATNDAQAVIRKLKENPIDDALFGPVVVRADGRAIHNMYIFKVKSPNASKSKWDLLEQVGVLTGPEAFRPLDQGGCSLVAPPTSN from the coding sequence GTGAACTATCTCTCTCGCATTCTCGCGCTGTCGCTGCTGGCCGCTAGCGCCACCTCACCGGCATCGGCGGACGCCGCGCGTTCCCTGAAGATCGGCGTGCTCAACGACGCATCCGGGCCCTATTCGGACAATGCCGGCGAAGGGTCGGTGACGGCAGCCAGGATGGCGGCCGAGGACTTCATGCGGCTGCATCCCGATTTCAAGGTCGAGATCGTTTCGGCTGACCATCAGAACAAGGCCGATGTCGGCGCCGCGATCGCGCGACGCTGGATCGACCAGGAGAAAGTCGATGCGGTCGCTGACGTGCCGAACTCGGCGGTCGGGCTTGCCGTCAACGAGGTCGTGCGTGGCAGCAAGGCAGCGCTGATCGCATCGAGCGCGGCGTCTTCGGACCTGACCGGAAAGTACTGCTCGCCGAACACGATTCAATGGACCTTCGATACCTGGGTGGCATCGCACACGATCGGCGCCTATCTGGTGCGGCATGGCGGCAAGAAATGGTACTTCATCGCCACCGACAATGCGCTCGGCAAATCGATGGTCCGCGATGGCACGGCGGTGATCGGCACGGGCGGCGGCACCGTTCTTGGATCGGTCAATGTGCCGATCAACAATGCGGACTATGCGTCGTTCATCCTGCAGGCCGAGGGCTCGGGCGCCGACGTGATCGCGTTCGCCACTGCCGGCGGCGACACCGTCAGCCTGATCAAGCAATCCGCCGAATTCGGGCTGAAGCAGGGCGGGCGCACCTTCGCAGCGCTGCTGACCACCACCAACGACGTCGAGTCCAGCGGACTAGCAGTCGGCGACGGGTTGATCATTACCCAGCCGTTCTACTGGGATCTCAACGATGCCAGCCGCACCTGGTCGGGCAGGTTCAGTGAGCGGCAACACGGGCAATCACCGACCGCATTCCATGCCGGCGTCTATTCCTCGGTGCTGGCCTATCTGAATGCGGCACAGGCTGCGGCAACCAATGATGCGCAGGCAGTGATCCGGAAGCTGAAGGAGAATCCGATCGACGACGCCTTGTTCGGGCCCGTCGTGGTGCGCGCGGACGGCCGCGCCATCCACAACATGTACATCTTCAAGGTCAAGAGCCCGAATGCATCGAAGAGCAAATGGGATTTGCTCGAGCAGGTCGGCGTGCTCACGGGTCCCGAGGCGTTCCGGCCGCTCGATCAGGGCGGGTGCTCGCTGGTTGCGCCGCCGACCAGCAATTGA
- a CDS encoding ANTAR domain-containing response regulator, translated as MNEMSRKPSPSRDVGGRKTMVQELADLSAVVVAPVDDQIGMLMRELQRFRMRVRQVWPMPESVPADADVVYCEYSSDLARRLPWIPGDARSALVVILPATEAVQADALCHATPNAVLPRPFTPNAVLSSLVLARSQFGYERRLRSKIEKLDDNLRSMRTVERAKAILMATRQMPETEAYGFIRRQAMDRRVSASAVAAAIVDSFELLGYDHQQ; from the coding sequence ATGAACGAAATGTCGCGTAAGCCGTCGCCGAGCCGAGACGTCGGCGGGCGCAAGACCATGGTTCAAGAGCTCGCCGATCTGTCGGCGGTCGTGGTCGCGCCGGTCGACGATCAGATCGGCATGCTGATGCGCGAATTGCAACGATTCAGGATGCGGGTGCGGCAGGTCTGGCCGATGCCGGAGAGCGTGCCTGCCGACGCCGACGTGGTGTACTGCGAATATTCTTCGGATCTGGCACGGCGGCTGCCGTGGATTCCCGGCGACGCGCGTTCGGCGCTGGTCGTGATCCTGCCGGCGACGGAAGCGGTTCAGGCCGACGCGCTGTGTCATGCGACGCCCAATGCGGTTCTGCCGCGGCCGTTCACGCCGAATGCGGTGCTGTCGAGCCTCGTGCTGGCGCGCAGCCAGTTCGGCTACGAACGGCGGCTCCGCAGCAAGATCGAGAAGCTCGACGACAATCTGCGCTCGATGCGCACGGTGGAACGTGCCAAGGCGATCCTGATGGCGACGCGTCAGATGCCGGAAACCGAAGCCTATGGTTTCATCAGGCGACAGGCGATGGATCGTCGCGTATCGGCAAGCGCAGTCGCCGCGGCGATTGTTGACTCGTTCGAACTGCTTGGCTACGATCATCAACAGTAA
- a CDS encoding acetyl-CoA acetyltransferase has protein sequence MTVRARDERTLRGRVAVIGIGETEYYRHGASPDPEFKLALKAILAACADAGLDPRDIDGFSSYSDDRSEASRLAAALGTRQLRTATMQWGGGGGGCCAAVANAAASIVAGLADCVVVFRSLAQGQYGRFGQAVGIHTVSGERSYLMPYGVLAPPQRFAMRVQRYMHEHGVRQEALRAIALASYHHAQANPRAVMHGKPLEPDKYDASRWIVEPFHLFDCCMENDGAAALLLVPAERAGDFRHKGAYVLGAASGSGHRAATMAHNSPLYATASFETVAPDLYRMAGVGPSDVGVVQAYENFTGGVVMALAEHGFFRPDEANDFLTFDNLIAPSGRLPLNTSGGNLAECYMHGFELVLEAVRQVRGTSPNQARCNDVAMVIGGPMVSPASNLILGSDATL, from the coding sequence GTGACGGTACGCGCACGAGACGAACGGACGCTGCGGGGCCGGGTGGCGGTGATCGGGATCGGCGAGACCGAATATTATCGTCATGGCGCGTCTCCTGATCCGGAATTCAAGCTGGCTTTGAAAGCCATCCTGGCAGCTTGCGCGGATGCCGGGCTCGATCCACGCGACATCGACGGGTTCTCCTCCTATAGCGACGACCGCAGCGAGGCGTCGCGGCTGGCCGCAGCGCTCGGCACGCGCCAACTGCGCACCGCGACGATGCAATGGGGCGGTGGCGGCGGCGGCTGCTGCGCGGCGGTTGCCAATGCGGCGGCCTCGATCGTCGCGGGCCTTGCCGACTGCGTCGTGGTGTTCCGCTCGCTGGCGCAGGGCCAGTACGGCCGCTTCGGGCAGGCGGTCGGCATCCACACCGTTTCGGGCGAACGATCGTATCTGATGCCTTACGGCGTGCTGGCGCCGCCGCAGCGGTTTGCGATGCGGGTCCAGCGCTACATGCACGAGCATGGCGTTCGGCAGGAGGCGTTGCGTGCCATCGCGCTCGCCTCCTACCATCACGCGCAGGCCAATCCGCGCGCGGTGATGCATGGCAAGCCGCTGGAGCCAGACAAGTACGACGCCTCGCGCTGGATCGTGGAGCCGTTTCATCTGTTCGATTGCTGCATGGAGAATGACGGCGCCGCAGCCTTGCTGCTGGTTCCGGCGGAGCGCGCCGGCGACTTCCGGCACAAGGGCGCCTATGTGCTTGGCGCGGCTTCCGGGTCCGGACATCGCGCGGCGACGATGGCGCACAATTCGCCGCTTTACGCCACCGCGAGCTTCGAGACCGTCGCGCCAGATCTCTATCGCATGGCCGGGGTCGGGCCATCCGATGTCGGCGTGGTGCAGGCGTATGAGAATTTCACCGGCGGCGTCGTGATGGCGCTGGCGGAGCACGGCTTCTTCAGGCCGGACGAGGCCAATGATTTCCTGACCTTCGACAATCTGATCGCGCCTTCCGGGCGGCTGCCGCTCAACACCAGCGGCGGCAATCTCGCCGAATGCTACATGCACGGTTTCGAACTGGTCCTGGAAGCGGTTCGCCAGGTGCGCGGCACATCGCCGAACCAGGCCCGCTGCAACGACGTCGCAATGGTCATCGGAGGTCCGATGGTCTCTCCCGCCAGCAACCTCATCCTCGGTTCGGACGCCACTCTATGA